From a single Cytophagales bacterium WSM2-2 genomic region:
- a CDS encoding TonB-dependent receptor, with translation MFSYLTISALVITTVVCSVAQSKSARIEGRASNEKGEPIEYVTVLLRQPQDSILVSGVITNAAGQYSFESVAPGKYILTLTFMGYHKQSVPIELQAGVSIYTVPPITLKEDTRVLGEVVVSAQKTLVEQDGGKLIFNVKNSIIAAGGSAAELLERAPGVSIDQNNQISVNGKTGVNVMIDGKPTYLPPAELATLLRSMNANNIATIEIISNPSARYDASGNSGVINIKLKKNTLEGFNGSIIAGTGYGRYGKANGSVNLNYRIRKWNHFLNYGYTFNKRFADVFTNRVTLRNTDPVYYTQQLDRIQRLPSHTWQAGSEWQWNSKNSITIMTSGIYNERLTDTNSFTQIKSASGGKADSTFTLTSDQRYRWHNISSSIGYKHLFARTGSEFSIDVDYSNYEFKLNDNFAIKQFEQQGILTKQYNVLSNQPSSFNIYTSRVDYVHRLNKQTSVEAGAKFSYVNTVNEIFFANNQNGQFETDLTRSTDFNYTEKVGAGYVTMKTKLLGFDAQLGLRAEQTHYDGFSKRTQQSIERDYFRMFPNISLNHNLLENYQFSFAYSYRIDRPAYNDLYPYVFYFDPFASQKGNPALLPQFTHNFQFSQTIARDFTVNLGYSTASQYIAFVILLNEDRVSEYSIKKNFDRFQNYYLTVSAPVRVSRNWTINSNINLFYNRFNTQFLDDVYNVGKFSGIATITQTVTLPWELTGEITTTYNAPNVSGLIQTQALGSVNVGLQKKIFDKKGSFRLNVTDIFYTNRVVNGVVYPGLDVQFYNYPETRVIRFNFTYNIGKIGEAMHKRNGQDEERKRVGIN, from the coding sequence ATGTTTAGCTACCTTACAATTTCAGCATTGGTGATCACAACAGTGGTTTGTTCTGTTGCCCAATCCAAATCTGCGAGAATAGAAGGGCGTGCCAGCAATGAGAAAGGCGAGCCAATAGAATATGTTACGGTATTGTTGCGACAGCCACAAGATTCAATCCTGGTGTCGGGAGTCATTACCAATGCAGCTGGTCAGTATTCCTTTGAATCAGTAGCACCAGGAAAATACATACTCACGCTAACATTCATGGGGTACCATAAACAGTCGGTACCCATTGAACTACAAGCCGGTGTCAGCATTTACACGGTCCCACCAATTACTCTAAAGGAAGACACCAGGGTTCTTGGCGAAGTGGTTGTCAGCGCACAGAAAACGCTGGTGGAGCAAGACGGTGGCAAACTCATTTTTAATGTGAAAAACTCCATCATCGCTGCCGGTGGTTCTGCAGCTGAACTTTTAGAGCGAGCTCCCGGTGTGAGTATAGACCAAAACAACCAAATATCGGTCAACGGCAAAACTGGCGTCAATGTCATGATAGATGGTAAACCCACCTACCTGCCACCGGCCGAGCTGGCCACCTTGCTTCGCAGCATGAATGCAAACAATATTGCAACCATAGAAATTATTTCCAATCCATCAGCCCGCTATGATGCCAGTGGTAACTCTGGTGTCATTAACATCAAACTGAAAAAGAATACCCTGGAGGGGTTCAACGGTTCTATCATTGCGGGAACCGGTTACGGCCGTTATGGCAAGGCTAATGGAAGTGTCAATCTGAACTATCGCATAAGGAAATGGAATCACTTTCTCAACTATGGATATACTTTTAACAAGCGGTTTGCCGATGTATTCACCAATCGTGTTACACTTCGTAATACCGACCCCGTTTACTATACTCAACAGCTTGACCGGATTCAAAGGTTGCCCTCTCATACATGGCAAGCAGGGTCAGAATGGCAATGGAATTCTAAAAACTCAATTACGATCATGACATCAGGTATTTACAATGAGCGACTCACGGACACCAATTCATTTACACAAATAAAATCAGCATCCGGTGGCAAGGCAGACTCAACGTTTACGCTGACCAGCGACCAACGATATCGCTGGCACAACATTTCAAGCTCAATTGGCTACAAGCATCTGTTTGCACGCACAGGCAGCGAATTCTCCATCGATGTTGACTACTCCAATTATGAATTTAAGCTCAACGACAACTTTGCAATCAAACAATTTGAGCAACAGGGCATTCTTACAAAGCAATACAACGTGTTGAGCAACCAACCTTCATCGTTTAATATTTATACCTCGCGTGTGGATTATGTGCATCGCTTGAATAAGCAAACCTCCGTAGAGGCGGGGGCTAAGTTCAGTTATGTAAACACGGTAAACGAAATATTTTTTGCCAATAACCAAAATGGACAGTTTGAAACTGATTTAACAAGGTCGACAGATTTTAACTACACAGAAAAGGTTGGGGCTGGCTACGTGACAATGAAAACAAAATTGTTGGGGTTTGATGCACAGCTGGGATTGCGGGCCGAGCAGACTCACTACGATGGGTTTTCGAAAAGAACTCAGCAATCAATCGAGCGAGACTATTTCAGGATGTTTCCAAACATCAGTCTTAATCACAACCTCTTGGAGAACTATCAATTTAGTTTTGCCTATAGTTATCGGATTGACCGGCCGGCCTATAATGACCTGTACCCCTACGTCTTCTACTTCGATCCTTTCGCCAGTCAGAAAGGAAACCCTGCATTGCTTCCGCAGTTCACACACAACTTCCAATTCTCACAGACGATTGCAAGGGATTTTACTGTCAACCTCGGGTACAGTACTGCTTCACAATATATCGCATTTGTCATACTGCTTAACGAAGACAGGGTGTCAGAGTATTCGATCAAGAAAAACTTTGACAGGTTCCAAAACTATTACCTTACTGTAAGCGCTCCTGTAAGAGTCAGCAGGAATTGGACGATCAATAGCAACATCAATTTATTTTACAATCGTTTTAACACACAGTTTCTGGATGACGTTTATAACGTTGGCAAATTCAGTGGCATCGCTACTATCACGCAAACCGTAACATTACCGTGGGAACTCACGGGCGAAATTACGACCACGTATAATGCACCTAATGTGTCGGGGCTTATTCAGACTCAGGCACTGGGTTCAGTGAATGTGGGACTGCAAAAAAAGATATTCGACAAAAAAGGCTCGTTCCGTTTAAATGTTACTGACATTTTTTATACTAATCGGGTAGTGAACGGTGTCGTGTATCCCGGCCTTGATGTGCAATTTTATAATTACCCCGAAACCCGTGTTATCAGGTTTAATTTTACTTACAACATTGGCAAGATTGGAGAAGCTATGCACAAACGCAATGGGCAAGACGAGGAACGGAAAAGAGTCGGGATAAATTAA
- a CDS encoding ABC transporter permease produces MSKEIHTPSLPRKLLQRFADPNTIEEVEGDLEEMYIHWVKEHGGKKARWKYLWTVFTLLRPFRKSISKHKQRQTETFMTNYFKSTLRNLWKNRGYSTLNVAGLAVGVACASLIFLWVEDEVTFDHDVSNRKHIYKVMENELHEGVAYTSSNLPGPMAAVLTDEVSGIKHASRITGDLNTALITANDKAFYEKGEYVDSTFLSMIDPRLLKGSPETALNDLYALVITERMALKFFGTTDVLGKTVSIDKDKLFTITAVVRNPHPNSSFKGDWFARYELLESKAPWLIQWDAMAAVTLVELYPDADINAINEKLTKVLRDRNPKKTNSCFLFPMNDWHLYNSFSNGSPDGNGQIKYVRLFTIIACIILLVACINFMNLATARSDQRVKEVGVRKTLGAGRRILISQFLSESLMLAFVSVLVSITIVYSIIPAFNSLVGKELAMRLNDWRHIGALVAVTLTCGLLAGSYPAFYLSSFNPIQVLKGVKIKASSGSGFIRKGLVIVQFVVSITLMIATVIIYQQIDFTKGRDVGYTAQQTIYIEMRGGMRGNFNAIKSELIRKGVAENATMSIKPVFRFGWYDDSHYSWQGKDPNQNISILTEAVTPEYISTVGMTIKDGRDFNADAQADANSIIINEAFAKLISDHSPVGEEIISGKDHMKVIGVVKDFVYGNVYRKSPLPVMLTSSPGATNFLRILTIRLSGSDIQTDLKEIEKVMKVYNPEYPFEYNFTDTEFDKLFKTEALVQNLAGIFGVLAVFISCLGLFGLASYTAQQRSKEIGIRKILGATVNNITSMISSDFLKLVGLSFIVAFPIAWLIMRNWLQSYEYRTPIYWWVFGGVGLVTLLCTMLTVGFQTLKAALRNPTEVLRSE; encoded by the coding sequence ATGTCGAAAGAAATCCATACTCCATCCTTGCCACGAAAACTACTTCAAAGGTTTGCTGACCCGAATACAATTGAGGAAGTGGAAGGAGATCTCGAAGAAATGTATATACACTGGGTAAAGGAGCATGGCGGGAAAAAAGCCCGATGGAAATACCTGTGGACAGTGTTTACACTTTTACGGCCATTCAGGAAAAGCATCTCTAAACATAAACAGCGGCAGACTGAAACTTTTATGACAAATTATTTCAAATCAACGCTACGAAACCTGTGGAAGAACCGTGGCTATAGCACATTGAACGTGGCCGGCCTGGCGGTTGGGGTGGCCTGCGCATCGCTTATCTTCCTTTGGGTAGAAGACGAAGTCACCTTCGATCATGATGTTTCGAACCGAAAGCATATCTACAAGGTGATGGAGAATGAGCTTCACGAAGGTGTTGCCTATACGAGCAGCAATCTGCCCGGACCAATGGCCGCAGTGCTGACAGACGAAGTCTCCGGGATCAAGCACGCATCTCGAATTACAGGTGACCTTAATACAGCACTCATAACCGCCAACGACAAAGCATTTTATGAGAAAGGTGAATATGTCGATTCTACTTTCCTGTCTATGATAGATCCGCGATTGCTGAAGGGTTCCCCTGAAACAGCGCTTAACGATCTGTATGCCCTTGTGATCACCGAACGAATGGCCCTGAAGTTCTTCGGCACAACAGATGTATTGGGCAAGACTGTAAGCATAGACAAGGATAAGCTCTTTACGATTACGGCAGTCGTCCGAAACCCACACCCGAATTCATCATTCAAGGGAGATTGGTTTGCACGGTATGAGCTGCTGGAAAGCAAGGCCCCCTGGCTGATTCAATGGGATGCGATGGCAGCAGTCACGCTTGTCGAGCTATACCCTGATGCGGATATCAATGCGATCAATGAGAAACTCACCAAAGTTTTGAGGGACAGAAACCCTAAGAAGACCAATTCCTGTTTTTTATTCCCAATGAATGACTGGCACCTTTACAATAGTTTTTCAAACGGAAGCCCGGACGGCAACGGCCAGATCAAATACGTGAGGCTTTTTACAATCATCGCGTGTATCATTCTGCTGGTGGCATGCATCAACTTCATGAATCTTGCCACTGCGCGTTCGGATCAACGGGTAAAAGAGGTCGGTGTTCGCAAAACATTAGGTGCAGGCAGACGCATACTTATCTCACAATTCCTTTCGGAGTCATTGATGTTGGCATTCGTTTCGGTACTGGTATCGATCACGATTGTCTATTCTATTATTCCGGCATTCAATTCACTCGTAGGGAAAGAGCTAGCTATGCGATTGAACGATTGGCGGCACATCGGTGCTCTTGTGGCAGTGACATTGACTTGTGGCTTACTGGCAGGAAGCTATCCTGCTTTTTACTTGTCTTCATTCAATCCCATCCAGGTGCTGAAAGGAGTGAAGATAAAAGCAAGCTCCGGTTCCGGTTTTATCCGAAAAGGACTTGTGATCGTACAATTCGTGGTGTCGATTACTTTAATGATTGCCACCGTGATCATTTATCAACAGATCGATTTCACAAAGGGGCGTGATGTCGGGTATACTGCCCAACAGACTATATATATAGAGATGCGTGGAGGGATGCGCGGGAATTTTAATGCCATCAAGAGTGAGCTTATCCGCAAGGGTGTAGCTGAAAATGCCACCATGAGTATAAAACCGGTATTTCGGTTCGGCTGGTATGACGACAGCCACTATTCATGGCAGGGAAAGGACCCTAACCAAAATATTTCGATCCTCACCGAGGCGGTTACTCCCGAATATATTTCTACTGTCGGGATGACGATCAAAGACGGACGCGATTTCAATGCGGACGCCCAGGCAGACGCCAACAGTATAATCATCAATGAAGCATTTGCCAAGCTGATCAGCGACCATTCGCCTGTTGGCGAAGAGATCATCAGCGGCAAGGATCACATGAAAGTGATAGGCGTGGTCAAAGATTTTGTCTACGGAAATGTCTATCGTAAATCACCGCTACCGGTTATGCTTACTTCAAGTCCGGGTGCGACTAATTTCCTTAGAATACTCACAATCCGTCTCAGCGGCTCGGATATACAAACTGATCTTAAGGAGATCGAAAAAGTAATGAAAGTATACAACCCTGAATACCCCTTTGAATATAATTTTACAGATACAGAGTTTGACAAGCTATTTAAGACCGAAGCACTGGTCCAAAATCTGGCCGGTATTTTTGGAGTGCTCGCGGTGTTCATTTCCTGTCTTGGATTATTCGGCCTTGCATCGTATACCGCACAACAACGCTCCAAGGAAATAGGGATCAGGAAAATATTGGGTGCAACTGTAAACAACATCACATCAATGATCTCCTCTGACTTTCTCAAGCTCGTTGGGCTTTCCTTTATTGTTGCCTTTCCGATCGCCTGGCTGATCATGCGCAACTGGCTTCAGTCGTACGAATATAGAACACCAATTTACTGGTGGGTGTTCGGTGGCGTTGGCCTGGTTACGCTGTTGTGCACGATGTTGACAGTAGGATTTCAGACATTGAAGGCCGCGCTGAGAAATCCTACGGAGGTTTTAAGGAGCGAATAG
- the nosZ gene encoding nitrous-oxide reductase, with product MMERNNLNDTFKIDEMKNLTRIIALLAVTGAIVAVNGCKPKGPQEAVVGNAAAKVYVAPGKYDEFYNIVSGGFNGQMSIYGIPSGRLLRIVPVFSQFAESGYGFSEETKPMLNTSHGFVPWDDLHHIALSVTNGEHDGRWAFGNGNNTPRVARVSLKTFKTEEILELPNSGGNHSSPFITENSEYIVAGTRFSVPVGDNRDVPISSYKQNFKGTISFIKIDPASGRMNIGFQLKTPGVDFDLSRAGKGPSHGWFFFSCYNTEQAYTLLEVNATQKDKDFIMAVNWKKAEEYIAQGKGEKVKAKYAHNVLDEKTHTATSEMMTEVLQLDPTVLKDIIYFIPCPKSPHGCDTDPSGEYIVASGKLAALIPVFSFSKIQKAIADKDFEGEFAGIPVIKYESALHGEVKKPGLGPLHTEFDNEGNAYTSFFVSSEIVKWNVKSLEVLDRVPTYYSIGHLSVPGGPTRKPHGKYVIAYNKITKDRYLPTGPELTQSAQLYDISGDKMQLLLDFPTTGEPHYAEAIPASLVMPNSVKIFKIEDNNHPYAAKGEKEAKVVRKGNEVHVSMTAIRSHLVPDNIEGIKLGDVVYFHVTNLEQDWDVPHGFAIKGAANAEILIMPGETQTLKWIPDEVGVSPFYCTDFCSALHQEMQGYARVSAAGSNTPLKFSTGVIAEEAKSSPK from the coding sequence ATGATGGAGAGAAATAATCTGAACGACACGTTTAAAATAGATGAGATGAAAAATTTAACCAGAATAATAGCGCTACTGGCCGTTACGGGTGCAATAGTCGCAGTAAATGGCTGCAAGCCCAAAGGGCCCCAGGAAGCTGTGGTAGGAAATGCAGCTGCAAAAGTTTATGTAGCCCCCGGAAAATATGATGAGTTTTACAATATCGTTTCAGGGGGGTTCAACGGGCAAATGTCAATTTATGGAATCCCGTCAGGTCGCCTGTTAAGGATAGTTCCTGTGTTTTCGCAGTTTGCTGAAAGTGGATATGGGTTCAGTGAAGAAACTAAACCTATGCTTAACACTTCCCATGGATTCGTTCCCTGGGATGACCTTCACCACATCGCGCTTTCGGTAACCAATGGGGAACATGACGGACGTTGGGCATTTGGTAATGGTAACAATACTCCCCGAGTAGCGCGAGTAAGTTTAAAGACTTTTAAGACAGAAGAGATTCTTGAATTGCCGAATAGTGGTGGCAACCACTCTTCGCCATTTATTACTGAGAATAGTGAATACATTGTTGCGGGTACGCGCTTTAGCGTGCCGGTAGGAGACAATCGCGATGTGCCGATCAGTTCATACAAACAAAATTTTAAAGGCACAATCAGTTTCATTAAAATTGATCCTGCATCAGGCCGTATGAATATCGGTTTTCAATTGAAAACACCGGGCGTGGATTTTGATTTGTCAAGAGCTGGTAAGGGCCCTTCACATGGCTGGTTCTTTTTCTCTTGCTATAATACTGAACAAGCTTATACTTTACTGGAGGTAAATGCAACCCAAAAGGATAAGGATTTCATTATGGCTGTCAATTGGAAAAAGGCCGAAGAATATATAGCGCAAGGAAAGGGAGAGAAGGTCAAGGCCAAGTATGCACATAACGTGCTTGACGAGAAAACCCACACCGCCACCTCGGAGATGATGACCGAGGTATTGCAGTTGGACCCGACTGTTCTGAAAGATATTATTTATTTCATTCCTTGTCCGAAATCCCCTCATGGTTGTGACACAGATCCATCAGGCGAGTACATTGTTGCTTCAGGAAAACTGGCGGCATTGATTCCCGTGTTCTCCTTTAGCAAAATTCAAAAAGCAATAGCTGATAAAGATTTTGAAGGTGAATTTGCGGGAATACCCGTGATTAAATATGAATCAGCTCTTCATGGTGAAGTTAAGAAACCAGGCCTGGGTCCATTGCACACGGAATTTGACAACGAGGGCAATGCTTATACTTCATTCTTCGTATCCTCTGAAATAGTAAAGTGGAATGTGAAATCGCTAGAGGTTCTGGATAGAGTTCCAACTTATTATTCTATTGGTCACTTGAGTGTGCCGGGAGGCCCTACACGCAAGCCTCATGGCAAATATGTAATCGCGTATAATAAAATTACCAAGGACCGCTATTTGCCAACAGGACCGGAACTGACTCAGTCTGCACAGTTGTATGATATTTCCGGAGATAAAATGCAGTTGCTGCTTGATTTCCCAACGACAGGAGAACCTCATTATGCAGAAGCCATTCCTGCAAGCCTTGTGATGCCCAATTCTGTAAAAATATTCAAGATTGAAGACAACAATCACCCTTATGCAGCAAAAGGAGAAAAAGAAGCGAAGGTAGTTCGTAAAGGAAACGAAGTGCATGTTTCAATGACTGCTATTCGATCTCACCTTGTACCTGATAACATTGAAGGTATTAAGCTCGGCGATGTGGTATACTTCCACGTGACAAATCTTGAGCAAGACTGGGATGTGCCGCATGGATTTGCCATCAAAGGAGCTGCCAATGCTGAAATATTGATTATGCCAGGTGAGACACAAACTTTGAAGTGGATACCGGATGAAGTTGGTGTGTCACCGTTCTATTGCACAGATTTTTGTTCCGCTCTTCACCAGGAGATGCAAGGATACGCCCGGGTATCCGCTGCTGGCAGTAATACTCCACTGAAATTTTCTACCGGTGTTATAGCAGAAGAGGCAAAAAGCTCACCTAAATAA
- a CDS encoding Crp/Fnr family transcriptional regulator encodes MIDLEILRKYGAKEIQLRKNDVIFRQGEEASNYFQIAKGSIKMTTNSPEGKEFIQGVFKNNDSFGEPPLFSNFRYPSTASAIEPTLIIKLTKENFFNLLRDNFDIHLHLDQVLCQRLKYKSMLLSEISSYDPEHRIMSLLHYFKTDSTSQPKILSSVKTDRNYIVPFTRQQLADMSGLRVETVIRTVKKMESNGKVKIIGRKISI; translated from the coding sequence ATGATAGATCTGGAGATTCTTAGAAAATATGGAGCCAAGGAGATTCAGTTGCGAAAGAACGATGTCATTTTTCGTCAAGGTGAAGAAGCGTCAAATTATTTTCAGATTGCGAAGGGTTCGATTAAGATGACGACCAATAGTCCCGAAGGAAAAGAATTTATTCAAGGTGTCTTCAAGAATAACGATAGCTTCGGAGAACCTCCGTTGTTCTCCAATTTCCGTTACCCGAGCACAGCTAGTGCAATTGAACCGACTCTTATTATTAAACTAACAAAGGAGAATTTTTTCAATCTTCTCCGGGACAATTTTGATATTCACCTGCATCTGGATCAGGTTCTGTGTCAACGACTAAAATACAAATCGATGTTGTTGTCAGAAATATCCTCTTACGATCCGGAGCATAGGATCATGAGCTTGTTACATTATTTTAAGACTGACTCAACTTCGCAACCGAAAATCTTATCAAGTGTAAAAACTGATCGTAATTATATAGTTCCATTTACCCGTCAACAACTGGCAGACATGAGTGGCCTTCGTGTAGAAACTGTTATCCGAACAGTCAAGAAAATGGAGTCAAACGGGAAGGTCAAAATCATCGGAAGAAAAATATCCATATGA
- a CDS encoding ATPase, whose protein sequence is MTEHVKKLTGLNEADVAERLRKFGFNELPSAGRSSPWQILFRVVREPMFIFLLSCGSIYIALGDKGEGFMLLSSVLLVVYISFFQQRKTENALAALRKLSAPRALVIRNGIEKRIAGRDVVKDDIILLHEGDRVCADAIVLQATNLKVDESILTGESFPVSKSEQSNAGSKKNDSSIESTSVYSGTLIVQGTGMARVTSTGISTRIGIIGKLLDNVRKVPTLLQQETTRIIKVFSVVGLILCIIVTITYGLLHGNWIYGILAGLSLAIAMLPEEFAIVLIIFTTLGAWRMSKRNVLTREPAVIETLGAVTVLCADKTGTLTQNRMSIQKLYSQGECFTVNDESRDALPGKFSQLIEYGILSSQQSPFDTMEKAILSFGKLTLAGTKHLHSDWKIEKEYPLTHEFLSMSRAFKEPSSDSFVIAAKGSPEAIISLCHLDKEESDVLNRQIALMASDGMRILGVAKALFTQADLPESQHNFNFEFIGLLGFQDPLRDTIKSDLLDCYAAGVRVIMITGDYPITAQYIARSMGLKNPEEVITGSALKLMDKSALSEKIKTVNIFARVSPEQKLQLVNALKGNGEVVAMTGDGVNDSPSLKAANIGIAMGQRGTDVAREASALVLLDDNFSSIVTAIRLGRKIYDNIKRAMVYVFAVHIPIAGLALIPVVFPQIPLILLPLHIAFLELIIDPTCSLIFEAEEEGKGIMNRAPRKVTERVLGRSEFLLGALQGLTVTLITGLVCLVAFMLKRPEEVIRAMTFTTLVVANIGLILINRSWTETLNESILKKNPALKWVVIGVTGFLFMVLYTPLPRKLFHLDFLPPQDIAICFFAGIASVVWFEIVKIVRKKKDLSRVQYEYQSN, encoded by the coding sequence ATGACAGAGCACGTCAAAAAACTTACAGGACTTAATGAAGCTGACGTAGCTGAACGTCTAAGGAAATTTGGTTTCAACGAACTCCCTTCTGCCGGACGCTCATCTCCCTGGCAAATACTTTTTCGGGTTGTCCGTGAGCCTATGTTCATTTTTCTATTGAGCTGCGGTTCAATATACATTGCCCTGGGCGACAAGGGTGAAGGCTTTATGCTTCTGTCGTCAGTCCTTCTTGTCGTCTATATCAGTTTCTTTCAACAACGAAAAACAGAGAATGCATTAGCCGCCTTGCGCAAACTTTCGGCTCCAAGAGCTTTGGTAATCCGTAATGGAATTGAAAAAAGGATTGCGGGAAGAGACGTTGTAAAGGACGATATTATTTTACTGCATGAAGGCGACCGGGTATGCGCTGATGCAATCGTTTTGCAAGCCACGAATTTAAAAGTGGACGAGTCAATTTTAACGGGCGAGTCGTTTCCTGTGAGTAAGTCGGAACAAAGTAACGCAGGTAGTAAGAAAAATGATTCCTCCATTGAATCAACATCGGTCTATTCTGGTACACTGATCGTGCAGGGTACCGGTATGGCGAGAGTTACTTCTACAGGTATTAGCACTCGCATCGGTATCATTGGAAAACTATTGGATAATGTCAGGAAAGTACCGACACTATTACAACAAGAGACAACCCGAATCATAAAAGTATTCTCAGTCGTCGGTTTAATTCTGTGCATCATCGTGACGATCACCTATGGCTTATTGCACGGGAATTGGATTTATGGAATTCTGGCGGGCCTTTCCCTGGCCATCGCGATGCTTCCGGAGGAATTTGCGATTGTACTTATCATTTTCACGACCCTCGGAGCTTGGAGGATGTCGAAGAGAAATGTGCTTACCCGAGAGCCGGCGGTAATAGAAACACTTGGCGCAGTGACAGTCCTTTGTGCTGATAAAACGGGTACGCTCACACAAAACAGGATGAGCATTCAAAAACTTTATTCGCAGGGAGAATGCTTTACTGTTAATGACGAATCAAGAGATGCATTACCGGGGAAATTTAGTCAACTGATTGAATACGGCATTCTTTCCAGTCAACAAAGTCCATTCGACACGATGGAGAAAGCCATCTTGTCTTTTGGCAAACTAACTCTTGCAGGAACTAAACACTTGCACAGCGATTGGAAAATTGAAAAAGAGTACCCACTTACTCATGAGTTCCTCTCAATGTCTCGTGCCTTCAAAGAACCATCTTCAGATTCCTTTGTAATCGCAGCGAAAGGCTCTCCCGAAGCTATTATCTCCCTATGTCATTTGGATAAGGAAGAGTCAGACGTTTTAAATAGGCAAATAGCCTTAATGGCCAGTGATGGAATGAGAATTCTTGGTGTGGCGAAAGCCCTATTTACTCAGGCCGATCTTCCGGAAAGCCAGCATAATTTCAATTTTGAATTTATTGGCCTGCTTGGTTTTCAGGATCCACTGCGAGACACGATCAAAAGTGATTTGCTTGACTGCTATGCTGCCGGAGTTCGGGTAATTATGATTACCGGTGATTATCCAATCACAGCACAATATATTGCCAGGAGTATGGGCCTTAAAAACCCGGAAGAAGTAATCACAGGTTCAGCGCTTAAACTAATGGACAAAAGTGCGCTTAGTGAGAAAATCAAAACGGTAAATATTTTTGCGCGCGTCAGCCCTGAACAAAAACTGCAACTTGTAAATGCACTGAAGGGAAACGGAGAAGTAGTAGCGATGACCGGGGACGGTGTAAATGATTCTCCTTCTTTAAAAGCTGCGAACATCGGAATTGCCATGGGGCAGCGAGGAACGGATGTAGCGCGGGAAGCATCGGCCCTGGTTTTACTTGACGATAATTTTTCATCTATAGTTACAGCCATCCGCCTTGGTCGAAAAATATATGACAACATCAAGCGGGCAATGGTTTATGTTTTTGCCGTCCATATTCCCATTGCAGGGCTTGCCTTGATTCCCGTTGTCTTTCCACAGATTCCGCTGATACTTCTGCCCTTGCATATCGCTTTCCTGGAGCTAATCATTGACCCAACATGTTCTCTCATTTTCGAAGCGGAAGAGGAAGGAAAGGGAATTATGAATCGCGCCCCCCGAAAAGTGACTGAGCGTGTCCTTGGGAGGTCAGAGTTTTTACTAGGAGCGTTGCAAGGGCTTACGGTCACGCTGATCACCGGGTTAGTGTGCCTGGTAGCTTTTATGTTGAAAAGACCGGAAGAAGTAATCAGAGCGATGACATTCACCACACTCGTGGTTGCTAACATTGGTCTGATATTAATCAACCGTTCATGGACTGAAACTCTAAATGAGTCGATTCTAAAAAAGAACCCCGCTCTAAAATGGGTGGTTATCGGAGTCACCGGATTTTTGTTCATGGTGCTGTATACACCGCTTCCGCGTAAATTATTTCACCTTGATTTCCTTCCCCCACAAGATATTGCCATATGTTTTTTTGCCGGAATAGCAAGTGTTGTTTGGTTTGAGATTGTAAAAATCGTTCGCAAAAAAAAAGACCTCTCCCGGGTTCAGTATGAATACCAGTCAAATTAG
- the uspA_5 gene encoding universal stress protein UspA yields MKRILVPCDFTTTALNAFRFACEMASQTKSEIFVLYVVELPHIYSPLPVPVHAYESAFLGTIKEKVNKQFEKMKKSAGKKLKIHFNVESGSVLSATTRFASKKRIDLIVMGTHGSSGIREYMIGSNAEKIVRTSAVPVIAVKKMMKPSGIKDILFPTDLGPVQKDFLIKLKSLQERLKATIHILYVNTPANFSADLATGENLTAFVKENNLRNYTINIFNDLSEARGITHFASIFKNKMIAMATHGRTPLGHLLMGSIAENIVNHIDCPIWTYTQRKK; encoded by the coding sequence ATGAAACGAATACTAGTCCCATGTGATTTCACAACCACGGCTCTTAATGCATTTCGGTTTGCCTGCGAAATGGCGTCTCAAACCAAGAGCGAAATATTTGTTCTTTACGTAGTGGAGCTCCCTCATATTTATAGCCCCCTACCCGTTCCTGTACATGCCTATGAATCAGCATTTCTGGGTACGATCAAAGAGAAGGTGAACAAGCAATTCGAGAAGATGAAGAAGTCAGCAGGGAAAAAGTTAAAAATCCACTTCAATGTCGAAAGCGGATCTGTGCTATCAGCTACTACTCGATTTGCATCCAAAAAACGGATTGACCTTATTGTCATGGGCACCCATGGCTCAAGTGGCATTAGGGAATACATGATTGGGTCGAATGCAGAGAAGATTGTCAGGACATCAGCAGTGCCGGTAATCGCTGTAAAAAAAATGATGAAACCCTCAGGCATTAAAGATATTTTATTCCCAACGGACTTAGGCCCGGTGCAAAAGGACTTTCTCATCAAGCTGAAAAGTTTGCAGGAAAGGCTTAAAGCAACTATCCACATTTTGTATGTGAACACACCGGCCAATTTTAGTGCAGACCTGGCCACGGGAGAAAATCTGACAGCGTTTGTTAAGGAAAATAACCTTCGCAACTATACTATCAATATTTTCAATGACTTGAGTGAAGCAAGAGGGATAACTCATTTTGCATCGATTTTTAAGAATAAAATGATCGCTATGGCAACCCACGGCAGAACACCATTGGGCCATTTGTTGATGGGAAGTATTGCAGAGAATATTGTGAATCACATTGATTGTCCAATCTGGACTTACACTCAGAGAAAAAAGTAA